One Lentimicrobiaceae bacterium DNA window includes the following coding sequences:
- the cobC gene encoding alpha-ribazole phosphatase → MEIHVIRHTRLKAGLNKCYGQTEIPVAESFKDDASEIKKQLKPPYDAIFCSPLKRCQMLAKELNFSEIKLEPALKEISFGSWENQNWDDINREQLDKWCNDFVNETPPDGENLRDFYSRIIKFITDLKSENYKKVLLITHAGVIRCIHAYFNNVALDKLFDIPVGFNEVFAFDL, encoded by the coding sequence ATGGAAATTCATGTAATCAGACATACACGCTTAAAAGCCGGATTGAACAAGTGTTACGGACAAACTGAAATTCCCGTTGCTGAGAGTTTTAAAGACGATGCTTCCGAAATAAAAAAACAGCTAAAACCACCTTACGATGCCATATTTTGCAGTCCGCTAAAACGCTGCCAAATGTTAGCTAAGGAACTAAATTTTAGTGAAATAAAGCTTGAACCTGCGTTGAAAGAAATCAGTTTTGGAAGTTGGGAGAATCAAAATTGGGACGATATTAACAGAGAGCAATTAGACAAGTGGTGCAACGATTTTGTCAACGAAACTCCGCCTGACGGCGAAAATCTCCGAGATTTTTACAGTAGAATCATAAAGTTTATCACCGACTTAAAATCAGAAAATTATAAAAAGGTGCTTCTCATCACTCACGCCGGAGTTATACGCTGTATTCATGCATATTTTAATAATGTAGCACTTGATAAATTATTTGATATTCCGGTAGGTTTTAATGAAGTGTTTGCTTTCGATCTTTGA
- the mfd gene encoding transcription-repair coupling factor produces the protein MQEPTKKLNPLISAFNNNVYTANLIKKIVGSQKQKFFVKGLRGAAPIVTALPSYNNVNLQVVVLPDKEEAIYFANDLESLFAENNEKFHNKKVLLFTDSFRQPYDYEKIDNSSILLRTEVLKRITSNNKTTIVVTFPEAIAEKVVEESLLKKRTIKISKDEKVDFDFLYDLLAEYNFKHSDFVIEPGQMAVRGGIIDVFSFNNDLPYRIELSDDKVTSIRSYDPETQISVDLLDHITIISNLQSKDIVSEKISLFSLIPQNTIVWIKDTNIIKLKLEEYYNNACKIYAESLQESDFQKPEQLFCNDSEFLESLSNHTVVEFGSSSIFENTEDYVFDIKPQPVFNKMFERFLEQLIENTENNIKNYIVADSQKQLDRITNVLEDMMYNRGIENKAEYSTLLLSYHQGFISTELSIACFTDHQFFERYHKYKIQHSYDAKKSYTLKEILSLKPGDFVTHIDHGIGVFDGLEKIDNNGKLQEAIRILYKDNDILYVSIHSLHRISKYAGQEGVIPKIDKLGSNNWARIKNKTKGKVKDLARDLIKLYAQRRAIKGFAYSPDSYLQHELEASFIYEDTPDQLKATEDVKKDMESAFPMDRLICGDVGFGKTEIAIRAAFKAVADSKQVAVVAPTTILTVQHYNTFKDRLKDLPCNVDFINRFKSKAKQTETLKDLESGKVDIIIGTHRLFSKDIKFKDLGLLIIDEEQKFGVSHKEKLKKMKANVDTLTLSATPIPRTLQFSLMGARDLSIINTPPPNRYPIHTEILTFDEIRIKEAIQFEINRGGQVFFVNNRIQNLEQLALMINKLVPKANVAIGHGQMEGKKLEKIMLDFINGDTDVLVSTTIIESGIDIPNANTIIINDAYRYGLSDLHQLRGRVGRSNVKAFCYLLAPPSIMLTGNAQKRLKTIEEFSEIGSGFNIAMRDLDIRGAGNILGAEQSGFITDIGFEMYQKILDEAIDELKIEEFSDVFEEEGQKTYVRDCTIETDLELLIPDWYITNINERLSIYQNLNSCKTDQDLETFKSNITDRFGEIPPETQSLILAVKMRQIAASIGVEKVIIKNNKLDLQFVGSSNSDFYNSEIFTRILNFVKQNVKICSFKQIKDRINLGFKNVNSVQRAIEVVSSLAQFVKFE, from the coding sequence ATGCAAGAGCCGACAAAAAAGCTAAATCCGTTAATTTCAGCATTTAACAATAATGTTTATACTGCCAATCTAATCAAGAAAATAGTCGGTTCGCAGAAACAAAAATTTTTCGTTAAAGGTTTAAGAGGAGCTGCTCCAATTGTTACAGCTTTGCCAAGCTACAACAATGTTAATTTGCAAGTCGTAGTTTTGCCTGATAAAGAAGAAGCCATTTATTTTGCAAACGATTTGGAGAGTTTGTTTGCCGAAAATAACGAAAAATTTCACAATAAAAAAGTATTACTTTTTACCGATTCCTTTCGTCAACCTTACGATTACGAGAAAATCGACAATTCTTCAATATTGCTTCGTACGGAAGTTCTGAAACGCATTACTTCAAACAATAAAACTACAATTGTAGTTACTTTTCCTGAGGCAATAGCCGAAAAAGTTGTTGAAGAATCGTTACTAAAGAAAAGAACTATAAAAATCAGCAAAGACGAAAAAGTTGATTTCGATTTTCTGTACGATTTGTTAGCCGAATACAACTTCAAGCACAGCGATTTTGTTATAGAACCCGGACAAATGGCAGTTAGAGGAGGTATTATTGATGTTTTTTCGTTCAACAACGATTTGCCGTACCGAATTGAACTCAGCGACGACAAAGTAACGTCAATACGCTCATACGACCCCGAAACTCAAATTTCGGTCGATTTGCTTGACCACATAACTATAATTTCAAATTTGCAAAGCAAGGATATTGTTTCCGAAAAAATATCTTTGTTTTCTTTAATACCGCAAAACACCATTGTTTGGATTAAAGATACCAACATCATCAAGCTAAAATTAGAAGAATACTACAACAATGCTTGTAAAATCTATGCAGAAAGTCTGCAAGAGTCTGATTTTCAAAAACCTGAACAGCTTTTTTGCAACGATTCGGAATTTTTAGAAAGTCTTTCAAACCATACCGTTGTTGAGTTTGGCTCTTCTTCAATTTTTGAAAACACCGAAGATTACGTTTTTGATATAAAACCTCAGCCGGTTTTTAATAAAATGTTCGAACGCTTTTTAGAACAACTGATTGAAAATACCGAAAACAATATTAAAAACTACATTGTAGCCGATTCGCAAAAGCAATTAGACAGAATTACCAACGTACTTGAGGATATGATGTACAACCGCGGCATCGAAAACAAAGCCGAGTACAGCACTCTGTTACTTTCGTATCATCAGGGTTTTATATCTACAGAGCTTTCAATAGCGTGCTTTACCGACCATCAGTTTTTTGAAAGGTACCATAAATACAAGATTCAGCACAGCTACGATGCTAAAAAATCATATACCCTTAAGGAAATTCTTTCGCTAAAACCCGGTGATTTTGTTACTCATATTGACCACGGTATCGGAGTTTTCGACGGATTGGAAAAAATTGACAACAACGGCAAACTTCAAGAAGCTATACGTATTTTGTACAAAGACAATGATATTCTGTACGTTAGCATTCACTCTTTGCACAGGATATCAAAGTATGCAGGTCAGGAAGGAGTAATTCCGAAAATCGACAAATTAGGAAGTAATAATTGGGCTCGCATAAAAAACAAGACTAAAGGCAAGGTTAAGGATTTGGCTCGCGACCTGATTAAGCTATACGCTCAAAGACGTGCCATTAAAGGTTTTGCTTATAGTCCCGATTCATATCTACAACACGAGTTGGAGGCATCGTTTATTTACGAAGATACGCCCGACCAACTCAAAGCTACCGAAGATGTTAAGAAAGATATGGAATCGGCATTTCCTATGGATAGATTAATCTGTGGCGATGTAGGTTTTGGTAAAACGGAAATAGCCATACGTGCCGCTTTCAAAGCCGTTGCCGATAGCAAGCAAGTGGCTGTTGTCGCTCCAACAACCATACTTACGGTTCAGCATTACAATACTTTTAAAGACAGACTAAAAGACTTGCCTTGCAATGTTGATTTCATCAACAGATTTAAGTCGAAAGCCAAACAAACGGAAACACTTAAAGACCTTGAAAGCGGTAAAGTTGACATTATCATTGGCACTCACAGATTGTTCAGTAAAGACATTAAATTCAAGGATTTAGGTCTGCTGATAATCGACGAGGAGCAAAAATTCGGAGTATCGCACAAGGAAAAACTAAAGAAAATGAAAGCCAATGTCGATACTTTAACTCTATCGGCAACGCCAATACCGCGTACATTGCAGTTTTCGCTTATGGGAGCACGCGATTTGAGCATAATCAACACGCCGCCGCCAAACAGATATCCTATACATACCGAAATATTAACCTTCGACGAAATAAGGATTAAAGAAGCCATACAGTTTGAAATAAACAGGGGTGGTCAGGTGTTTTTTGTCAACAACCGAATACAAAATTTGGAGCAATTGGCATTGATGATAAACAAACTTGTCCCAAAAGCCAATGTTGCAATCGGGCACGGACAGATGGAAGGCAAAAAGTTGGAGAAAATTATGCTAGATTTTATTAATGGAGATACAGATGTGTTGGTTTCTACAACAATAATTGAGTCGGGGATAGATATACCGAACGCAAACACAATAATAATAAACGATGCGTACAGGTATGGACTCAGCGATTTGCACCAATTGCGAGGCAGAGTTGGCAGGTCGAATGTTAAGGCATTTTGTTATCTGTTGGCTCCGCCAAGTATCATGCTTACAGGCAATGCTCAAAAACGACTTAAAACTATCGAAGAGTTTTCGGAAATAGGTAGCGGCTTTAATATTGCTATGAGAGATTTGGACATCAGAGGTGCGGGAAATATTTTAGGAGCCGAACAAAGCGGCTTTATTACCGATATTGGCTTTGAGATGTATCAGAAAATATTGGATGAAGCCATTGATGAGCTTAAAATTGAAGAATTTTCAGATGTTTTTGAAGAAGAAGGTCAGAAAACCTACGTCAGAGATTGCACAATTGAAACCGATTTGGAACTCCTTATCCCCGATTGGTACATAACCAATATAAACGAAAGACTTTCAATTTATCAGAATTTAAATTCCTGCAAAACCGACCAAGACTTAGAAACTTTTAAAAGCAATATCACCGACCGATTTGGCGAGATTCCGCCGGAAACGCAAAGTCTGATTTTAGCTGTAAAAATGCGACAAATAGCTGCATCAATAGGCGTTGAAAAGGTGATTATTAAAAACAATAAATTAGATTTGCAGTTCGTAGGCAGCAGCAACTCCGACTTCTACAATAGCGAAATATTTACACGCATTTTAAACTTTGTAAAGCAAAATGTAAAAATCTGTTCGTTCAAGCAAATTAAAGACAGAATTAATTTGGGTTTTAAAAATGTGAATAGTGTTCAGAGGGCTATTGAAGTAGTGAGCTCTTTAGCTCAATTTGTAAAATTTGAGTAA
- a CDS encoding T9SS type A sorting domain-containing protein yields MKNIVLTLILVVFSTILYCQYPNSTIDLGHNNDDLYYYSPLGTIDNAIPSVIHYTNYGVDAKKVNTFDMGYGYAVSIAANKGDGFVIVRNFYGYQPIYYSNDEGETWDTLLMSKPVRIKSGWVKDEYYYIYNHSDMRGIYFSDKKTDSIYQTNPDFFQTVLGYHILIAPTNISGQLYTLKHDSTTNYQYHLMYSTDYGASFTEKPIPFEIAGKEVHPLYYETIEMLFAGPTPGEVYIVVVFHEPTYFKLYRSTDYGDTWNLQSLKYDENISLEYGYIAGRDNCLVYSVFTKAKPNFVLMDLAYMPELYISTDCGCTFELVNDGSFVSDDKTYIDDETGISIYPNPANSEINIKLNQPNNNSLYNVKIMDLTGKCLINEKLQQPVNNIININVSNLPNGVYAVQTSNDKKQFYSKFIINR; encoded by the coding sequence ATGAAAAATATAGTACTTACCTTAATTTTAGTAGTCTTTTCTACAATTTTGTATTGTCAGTATCCGAATTCTACAATTGATTTGGGGCACAACAACGACGATTTATACTATTATTCTCCTTTAGGTACGATTGATAATGCAATACCATCTGTAATTCATTATACAAACTACGGAGTTGATGCTAAAAAAGTTAACACTTTTGATATGGGTTATGGCTATGCTGTTTCTATTGCCGCCAATAAAGGCGATGGTTTTGTTATAGTTCGTAATTTTTATGGTTATCAACCCATATATTATAGTAATGACGAAGGGGAAACGTGGGATACTCTTCTTATGTCAAAACCAGTACGCATTAAATCAGGTTGGGTTAAGGACGAATATTATTACATTTATAATCATTCTGACATGCGTGGTATTTACTTTTCCGATAAAAAAACCGACAGCATTTATCAAACCAATCCTGATTTTTTTCAAACAGTGTTGGGTTACCATATATTAATTGCTCCAACTAATATTAGCGGACAACTTTACACTTTAAAACACGATTCTACTACAAACTATCAATACCATTTAATGTACAGCACAGATTACGGTGCTTCATTCACCGAAAAACCTATTCCCTTTGAAATAGCCGGAAAGGAAGTACATCCTTTATATTATGAAACCATTGAAATGCTATTTGCGGGTCCAACACCCGGTGAAGTATATATAGTTGTTGTTTTTCACGAACCTACTTATTTCAAATTGTACAGAAGTACGGATTACGGTGATACATGGAACCTTCAATCACTGAAATATGATGAAAACATTTCGCTTGAGTACGGATACATTGCCGGAAGAGATAATTGCTTGGTTTATTCTGTATTTACAAAAGCTAAACCCAATTTTGTTCTTATGGATCTGGCGTATATGCCTGAATTATACATAAGTACGGACTGCGGTTGTACTTTTGAGTTAGTAAATGACGGCAGTTTTGTTTCGGACGACAAAACATATATAGATGATGAAACCGGTATTAGCATTTATCCTAATCCCGCAAACTCAGAAATAAATATTAAACTCAATCAACCTAATAACAACAGCTTATACAACGTAAAAATAATGGACTTAACAGGCAAATGTTTAATAAACGAAAAGCTACAACAGCCTGTAAATAATATTATTAATATAAACGTAAGTAATCTGCCAAACGGAGTGTATGCCGTGCAGACTTCAAACGACAAAAAGCAGTTTTATAGTAAATTTATTATCAACAGATAG